A part of Marinobacter psychrophilus genomic DNA contains:
- a CDS encoding WS/DGAT/MGAT family O-acyltransferase, translating into MKRLATLDASWLAVESDDTPMHVGNLQIFSLPDNAPSTFTGDLVESMKQAGNVEFPWGCKLVWPSFLGRILAPAWKHDKHIDLDYHVRHSALPKPGGERELGVLVSRLHSNPLDLSRPLWECHMIEGLEHNRFALYTKMHHCMIDGISGVRLLQRVLSKSPDERDMLPPWSVRPESRRGKKTDSEASVPGAISQAMEALKLQLGLAPRLWQASNRLIRSVRHPEDGLTAPFTGPVSKINHRVTGQRRFATQQYQLEDMKAMARASGSSMNDIVLYLCGTALRRFLLEQDDLPDISLTAGIPVNIRPADDEGTGTQISFMIAALATNEPDPLTRLKHIKESSSKAKEHLQKLPKKALTQYTMMLMSPYILQLMSGLGGRMRPVFNVTISNVPGPTDDLYYEGAKLEAMYPVSLITHGGALNITCLSYAGSLNFGFTGCRDTLPSMQKLAVYTGEALEELRILLLPPKKKPSPRKPRTAAKKKPAVKSDAS; encoded by the coding sequence ATGAAACGCCTGGCAACATTGGATGCGTCTTGGCTAGCGGTCGAGTCTGACGATACACCCATGCACGTGGGCAACTTGCAGATTTTCAGCCTGCCCGACAACGCCCCTTCTACATTTACTGGCGACTTGGTCGAAAGTATGAAGCAAGCCGGTAATGTTGAGTTCCCCTGGGGCTGCAAGCTGGTATGGCCAAGTTTTTTGGGCCGCATTCTGGCGCCCGCCTGGAAGCACGACAAACATATTGATCTGGATTATCACGTGCGCCACTCGGCCCTGCCAAAGCCCGGCGGTGAACGCGAGCTGGGGGTACTGGTATCGCGCCTGCACTCCAACCCGCTGGACCTGTCGCGGCCGCTGTGGGAATGCCACATGATCGAAGGGCTGGAACACAACCGTTTTGCCCTGTACACGAAAATGCATCACTGCATGATTGACGGCATCAGTGGTGTACGCCTGTTGCAAAGGGTGCTGAGCAAATCCCCCGACGAGCGCGACATGCTGCCACCCTGGTCAGTTCGCCCGGAAAGCCGGCGCGGCAAGAAGACCGACAGCGAAGCCAGCGTGCCGGGTGCTATATCCCAAGCTATGGAAGCTCTCAAACTGCAGTTGGGCTTAGCACCACGGCTGTGGCAGGCCAGCAATCGCCTGATTCGCTCGGTGCGCCATCCGGAAGACGGCCTGACCGCGCCCTTCACCGGCCCGGTTTCCAAAATCAATCATCGGGTTACCGGCCAGCGCCGCTTCGCCACCCAGCAATATCAGTTAGAAGATATGAAAGCCATGGCTCGCGCTTCGGGCAGCTCGATGAACGACATTGTGCTGTATTTGTGCGGCACTGCGTTGCGGCGTTTTCTGCTCGAACAGGACGATTTGCCTGACATATCATTAACAGCAGGCATACCGGTCAACATTCGCCCGGCGGATGATGAAGGCACCGGAACCCAGATCAGCTTTATGATTGCCGCCCTGGCCACCAACGAACCTGATCCGCTCACGCGGCTGAAACACATCAAAGAATCGTCGAGCAAAGCCAAAGAGCACTTGCAAAAATTACCCAAGAAGGCGTTGACCCAATACACCATGATGCTGATGTCGCCTTACATACTGCAGCTGATGTCTGGCTTGGGTGGGCGCATGCGACCGGTATTTAACGTAACCATCTCCAACGTTCCGGGGCCTACCGACGATCTTTATTACGAGGGCGCAAAACTCGAAGCCATGTATCCAGTGTCGCTGATCACCCACGGCGGAGCACTGAACATTACGTGCCTGAGCTATGCCGGATCATTGAACTTTGGTTTCACTGGTTGCCGCGACACCTTACCCAGCATGCAGAAGCTGGCCGTGTACACCGGGGAAGCATTGGAAGAACTCAGAATCTTGCTGTTACCGCCAAAGAAAAAACCCAGCCCACGCAAACCTAGAACGGCCGCGAAAAAGAAGCCCGCGGTGAAAAGCGACGCTAGCTGA
- a CDS encoding RrF2 family transcriptional regulator: MHITRYTDYSLRVLVYLAVSGDRLVTIQDVADAYDISKNHLMKVVHQLNLKGYIETVRGKNGGMRLRRQPSSINIGALVRDTEPDFNLVECFSENNQCCITPVCGLQSILKEALNAFLATLDAYTLADVARQPEQLQLLRLLQIS; this comes from the coding sequence ATGCACATCACCCGTTACACCGATTATTCGCTACGAGTACTGGTTTACCTGGCTGTTTCTGGTGACCGTCTGGTTACCATTCAGGACGTAGCCGATGCCTATGATATTTCCAAAAACCACCTGATGAAGGTGGTGCATCAGCTCAACCTTAAGGGCTACATAGAAACAGTGAGAGGCAAAAACGGCGGCATGCGGCTGCGGCGTCAGCCCAGCTCCATCAATATTGGTGCGCTAGTTCGCGATACCGAGCCGGATTTCAACCTGGTTGAGTGCTTTTCCGAGAACAATCAGTGTTGTATTACCCCGGTTTGCGGTTTGCAATCGATATTAAAAGAAGCTTTGAACGCTTTTTTAGCGACCTTGGATGCTTACACCCTCGCTGATGTGGCGCGCCAGCCAGAGCAATTGCAGTTGCTGCGGCTGCTGCAAATCAGCTAG